AGATCTGGTTGgtaatctgcctccataaagattacagccttggaaaccctatggggcagttctactctgtcctataggaatcaactcaacagtagcaGGGTTGGGTCAGATTGCGTTTATGGCAGACAGGGCATTGTGTTAGCATTATATGTTCAGAAGGACCATGAGAAATCATATCTACTTTAACTTCCTATCAGATGACCTCACCTAAGGATGCTCTTCCATTTGAAACCGCCCTCTAAACAAAACTGTTTATTACTTTTCTTTCCTAAAAGGGAAATTGCTCTCTCaagtttctgatttcctttttattataTGTCCCTTTTTATCTCTatcaggaagtcctggtggcatagtggccaAGAGctcaggaagtcctggtggcatagtggttaagagctatggctactaaccagaaggtcagcagttcaaagccaccaggtgctccttggaaaccatatgaggccattctaccctgtcccatagggttgctgtgagttggaatggactcgaccgcaagggactttgttttcttttggtctcTCTATCAGTGATACCTTGTATACCCAGAAATTGGCTAATTCCATTATACTTCAAAAATATTCCAATTCTCACTTCCTGCAGTAAGCCTCCTTCTCGAATACCCACCACACTCCCTTCCTCAGTCTAGATTAGAATTGATTCAAAAAGAATTCCCTACAATAGCACAGCACAACAGAGTTTTCTGCAAtgctggaaatgttctatatctgcactGTGCAATAGATGGCCACTAACTATATGTGAtagggttcctgggtggtgcaaatggctaagcgctggactactaactgaaaggttgttggtttgagcccacccagagagaggcaccttggaaaaaaggtcaCAGGCTCAAAAACCATGTAGAGCACTACTACTCTACACACACAGGATcttgatgagttggaatccacctgatggcaactaacaacaacagtagctatatgtggctattgagcacttaagAGTGGACAGAATGACTGAGGAAATCAACTTTTAATTGTACTTAATTTCTTAAAACCTTAAATTTAAATAGGCACACGTAGCTAGGGCTAATATAGGCAGCACAGGTTTAGGAAAACGCTTCTCAAACGTAAATGAGCATACCATTTACTTGGAGGCTTTGTTAAAAATACCGCATAAATTCAGtagattttgaggaaaaaaaaaaaagtagaacctgAAATTATCCTTCTAGCAAGCGTGCAGATGAAAGTAATGCTGCTGGAGTACTACTTGTAAACCCACCCCAACTAGTCCGAAATTAAGAGCACGcttgagttagaatcgactcaatggtaaatAGTTACTGATCTGTATGTCAGACCTCTCACCCTGAGTGAACTTTTTCTCTACTAGACTTTgagttgtttgtttgatttttaaagaaTGATTGTGTTTCTACATCTAGTATTTGTACATCATTCTTGgcatgttaaaaaccaaaacccattgccgtggagtcacttccgactcgtTGGAGCCCaccgccataaaaaaaaaaaaaaaaatccctttaagatcaagtcgattccgattcttAGCAACCTTataccctaaaggatagagtagatctgccccatagtgtttccaaggaggggctggctgATTCAAgctgccagcgttttggttaacaaccgagctcttaaaccactgtgtcactatggCTCCTGCgactttataaaaacaaaaacaaaaacccaacccactgccgtcgagtcaattccgactgatagcgaccctatagcagacCCTAaattgtgaatgaatgaatgactctgGTTTCTTTCTCTAAAGGGAGAGCATTGGAGATCACTGGATCTAGGTCTGCAGGTAACTTTTTATACCTGAACTAAATGCCAAATAGACTTCAAAAAATGAATAATATTCTGACTTCCTATAAGgcatgcggaaaccctggtggcgtaagggttaagagctatggtcgccaaccaaaaggttggcagttcgaatccagaaggagctctttggaaaccctatggggcagttctactctgccttttgggttgctatgagtcggaatggcctcgatggcaatgggttagtaggTAGTAGTATAAGGTGCACCATAGAAGAAGGAAATTTtgatttgtttggttttaaatcgTCTCTGTAGTACacggaatggagccctggtggtgcagtggttaaagcgatgcACTGCGAacagaagggtcagtggttcgaaaccaccagcggctctgtagaagatgtggcaggctgcttccgtagagatttaggcagccttggaaacgctatggggtctctgtgattcggaattgactccatggcagtaggGTTGTGTTTGGGGGTAGTATACACGAGGCACTCAATGTAAATGTTTGGAACATGTGAGAGAAAGTTGGAACTTTTCTACTAAACATATCAACCTGTGATCTATCTGTAGAATATTATTTTCAATTACTCTCTTTACTTGAATAATAGTTCACATAATTTGTCAGTGTTATGTCTCTGTTAATTTGCAAACGTTAACTCACCATGATACACTTTCAATGTTTTACTGGTAGAGGTAGTGGTACGTGACAGTCATGAGACTCCAGGATCAGAAGGCCTTTTTTAACCCCAGATTTATCAcctggtagatttttttttttttttagattaggtCTGCAAGCACGAGATTCTTCATCCCAACAATGCTGATAATGCTTTATAAATTTGGTAACAGAGTGGAAATTCAATTATCGTTGGCTCCTTCCTGGGGCTCCTTCTTTATCAGAGAATTGCTGAAAACGATTATGTATTTGCTCTGTCAAACAGGACTTGCCAAATTTAATAATGAGTATTGGTAGAGCTGTGATCATTAAGAATAATACATTTTTGAAGAAACttcacattttaaaatcaattacATTTTGATATCTCTCCCTTTTGTAGACACAGACTCTACTGCCTCTTTTTTACATATGATAAAAACGGTCAGGAGACTTGCAGATTATCAATAGTCTGAGAGAACCCACAGGCACAGAACAGGAGGCCACAGAAACCGGCGGCTGAGAACCCATACAAGGAAACAGGAAGAAGTTACACACTGAAGCgcatttctcctcctccttctctataATAGGCTTTGGCAGAGATACCCCTAAGGTGGAAAAGAGGCGGGGACAGAGTTCTTGTTCCCGCCCCCGCCTTTTCAGTTTCCTAAAAGGTCCGCACAATCGAAATATAAAGGGTTGTAGAGCGCCCCAGGCTCATCACAACAGAGGCAGGTCATTTTTTGTTCGCCATGTCTGGCCGTGGTAAGGGAGGCAAAGGCTTGGGAAAAGGTGGCGCCAAGCGCCATCGTAAGGTGCTCCGCGATAACATCCAGGGCATCACCAAGCCCGCCATTCGGCGCCTGGCTCGGCGAGGCGGTGTCAAGCGTATCTCTGGCCTTATCTACGAGGAGACTCGCGGGGTCCTTAAG
This is a stretch of genomic DNA from Elephas maximus indicus isolate mEleMax1 chromosome 1, mEleMax1 primary haplotype, whole genome shotgun sequence. It encodes these proteins:
- the LOC126076938 gene encoding histone H4, encoding MSGRGKGGKGLGKGGAKRHRKVLRDNIQGITKPAIRRLARRGGVKRISGLIYEETRGVLKVFLENVIRDAVTYTEHAKRKTVTAMDVVYALKRQGRTLYGFGG